A part of Acropora palmata chromosome 8, jaAcrPala1.3, whole genome shotgun sequence genomic DNA contains:
- the LOC141889718 gene encoding tauropine dehydrogenase-like, with the protein MLYMFSQSTTVFIREREDLDCSRNENKDFKFRRRRGKRRRKRRRGGGKGGVGGRRRGSFAKKLAIAGLVGVGSAAVGVVAAPVIATAALGAAGFTASGVAAGSTAAAVQSSVYGGSVASGSLFALCQSAGATGAISAATTGLIGGTTGLAGAGTTWGISKFFGGRNTPRTPKLLICGSGAGAHVLAGIASAKEGTTVRVLCLGNYKAQQWNSAMRSRNIEVTFPSTQRPSSISSKPSLITESEKDALQDIDIVVLMLAPNDHPIYFRALRNYIQPGTVIVGLPGSSRFIAQARQLMCATGRKCTLISFESLPWDCQITEFGRKCRVTRTKESLSCEMEGGDVTPRVEPLATLQYLLGPKPNLTVARNTGL; encoded by the exons ATGCTTTACATGTTTAGCCAATCAACGACTGTGTTTATTCGCGAAAGAGAAGATTTGGACTGTTCtcgcaatgaaaacaaagatttcaaatttcg GAGGAGGAGGGGGAAAAGGAGGAGGAAAAGGAGGAGGGGAGGAGGAAAAGGAGGAGtaggaggaagaagaagagggtCTTTTGCAAAGAAGCTGGCAATTGCCGGACTTGTAGGCGTTGGATCTGCTGCTGTAGGTGTAGTAGCTGCTCCGGTTATAGCAACAGCTGCCTTGGGCGCGGCTGGGTTCACAGCATCAGGGGTTGCTGCTGGTTCGACGGCAGCGGCTGTACAATCATCAGTTTATGGTGGATCTGTCGCTTCTGGGAGTCTATTTGCGCTGTGTCAGAGTGCAGGGGCCACTGGTGCCATAAGTGCCGCAACAACTGGTCTCATTGGTGGAACAACTGGACTAGCGGGTGCGGGAACAACTTGGGGCATTTCAAAGTTCTTC GGGGGCAGAAACACCCCACGCACTCCTAAGCTGCTCATATGTGGAAGTGGCGCCGGGGCGCATGTCTTAGCTGGAATTGCATCTGCAAAGGAAGGGACAACCGTTCGAGTTCTTTGCTTGGGCAACTATAAAGCGCAACAGTGGAATTCAGCGATGCGTTCGAGGAACATTGAGGTTACTTTCCCATCAACACAACGACCTTCTAGCATCTCGTCTAAGCCTTCACTTATCacagaaagtgaaaaagaTGCTTTGCAAGATATTGACATAGTGGTGCTTATGCTTGCACCAAATGACCATCCGATTTATTTCCGAGCTCTGAGGAATTATATTCAGCCTGGGACTGTTATAGTTGGCCTACCAGGCAGTTCACGATTTATTGCTCAGGCCCGTCAATTGATGTGTGCCACAGGACGAAAGTGCACTCTCATCAGTTTTGAATCCTTGCCATGGGACTGCCAAATCACTGAGTTTGGAAGGAAATGTAGAGTCACCAGGACCAAGGAATCACTGTCGTGTGAAATGGAG GGGGGAGATGTGACACCCAGGGTAGAGCCTTTAGCAACATTGCAGTATCTGCTGGGACCAAAGCCAAATCTGACTGTGGCAAGGAATACTGGTCTCTAA